TCAAGGACTTGTTAATGTTGGCTCCCTCCTTCAAGCGGGTGCCCTTGGCACCAGTGGAATCCGCTCGTTCCGAACCGGCCAAGTCCACCAAGCTGATCTTGGACACCTTCTCTGTGGTCAAATTGGTCATTAGGTCATGACGACGTTGGGTAAAGAAGATTGTAAAGACTGCGTGAGAGCGGGAACTGGTTTCGTTCATGTTCGTGGCTGCCACAGTtctgaaaattataaattaaattaattaaatttaagttatATGATAAGATGCAGAACATAATTGTAATAATACCCACCGAGCTTTGTTGCCTTCATCAATGAGATCGTGAATGTCCTGGTAATCGGTAACGGCCAGCTTGGACAGATCCTCCACATAGGGACCCAGAAGGGGATGCTCCCTCACACGCAGATTGCCCTTGTTTTTCGGGTTCAGCAGATCCCTGACCCGCTCGCAATAGATTTCCATATAGGACACCTCAACCTAAAGACGTTGTTAGCTTAGACGAAAGTAATTGTAAGATGGTTATAAAGACGCACCGAGTACTTGAGATCATCGGTCTCGGTATCCTGAATGCGAGTAAACAGATCCTTGCATATCATGGGTATTATGCCCtcttgctgctcctcctgcctGCCCATCATGGTGTACGACTTTCCAGCTCCAGTCTGGCCATAGGCAAAGATGCAGACATTGTAGCCATCGAAGGAGTGCTGTAACATCTCCTCGCCAATGTCCTTGTACACCATCGATTGTGTGGAGAAATCGGCATCGTgatgctgtgataaaaatggaaattaaggTTTAATTCAtcatgaaatttaaatgagaCTTACATCATGTGACCAGTAGGAGTAGTCAAAGTTGAAGCGCTTCACCGAATCGCTTGTGTTGGGCGGCACCTTTGGATTGGTGATGGCTGTCAGGACATAATAacgaataatttaattaagaaaaatcTAGAGTGTGTTTAGTGGATTCTAACCCGTGGTGGCTCCTGCCATCTCGATGATGCATTTCGACTCCCTGGCTATTTCGCGCGAGTTGAAGGGGCGCACTCGCACCGCCACCTTAACCGACGACATCTTGTCCTTCCTCGCTGTGGGTGTCCTGGTTTCCGGTTAACTGGAGTGGAAATAGAGGAATGGGGAATAcactttatactttatactttatagACATTCGAGTCATTCGAGTGGGCCGTAAATTGGCCAGAGACTGCCACACTGCCACTGGCGGCACTGACATTTTATAATTGCCCCAACTTTATGGTTATGTACACGTCCACGATTTGTTTCTGCGGCAGCTCGAAGCTATGAGTCATGCCCCGGCAACTCGCCAGGGAAATTTGAATTGAAGCCAGGGGTGGGGCTACGAATCTATTTTCTTGCTGTCCTATATGTGCTATAAGTCGAAGACTAAGCCGACTGCATAAGCATCTTCTTTATTAAGCCGATTTCTtatgaaacaaacaaatagtTAAAGGAGTTAGTATaacttttgaataattaaaagtgAGTTTCTTTTCTCCCCCTGTTTTTGATTCAGAACCAAGTATTTAAAACAAACTATTTAAAGAAAGTTACAAATTCCGAagcattttgtttaatttaaggTATGTTTTTCAGTAGTTTTTTGTCTTATCGAAATGGTTTTCAGTGCAAATAGTTTTGTATGACCCGCAACCCTCttgactcacacacacgcacactcactcacacacttgAAGTAGCGGGAAAACATTCCACAATCCACAGTGCTTCCAATAAAAGCGCAGACGAGTGTCGGCCAATAGTCGAATGAGTCATCGAGCAAATACAAAAGGCAGAATAAGGAAAAGTACTCACACCCCCAGAAAAGTAAGATGTCCTTAAAGGCGATGTATTACATgtattttcaatatatgccGTAACAAATAACTACCATTTAAAGAGTTGAAATTACCTTTAGTTAAGGCCAAACGATTGCTGGCTTATAGGGCGGCTATATCCTTAAAGTTCATTATAGCACAAGTTGTAAGGGATCTACTTAGCACTTTTTCGATTGCACTTGTatgtgatttgatttttagtcaagttttgataaaataatatttctttttttgtttgtcactctgtattttattttattttatctttaGTGGTAATTTCACTTGAGAACTGAGAAATTCTTTCACTCGCGTACACTAGCGTCCTGGAATATTGTGAAACCAAGTTTAGAAACCATTCCAATGCGCAGCTGTGAGAATTTCTCGctctttctccctctctctctctatctctcgcgtcctttctctctctttgtTTACCTGAccaaaatacttttgtttatgttattttttttgttccttcAATTTTCCGAACAAGCTGTCAAAGCAAATGTGCAACAGCCTGCAGTGAAAAGTCTCCACAGGAAGATTTGCGCAGAAGCGCGAGACAGCAGAAATGTGGAGAGAAGACAGAGAAAGTCGAGAGAACTGTAGAGAGTGTGGGAGCGAAAGTGAGATAGGATATGCTAAGTATTTGtgtaatgtatttaatttagttttcatGATATGCAGACTGACGCTGGTTGAAGGCGCACGAAACGATAAAAGAACGtctttatgaaattaaaatcagGCTATATCCTTTTCGAAAACGTCCACTTCTCAACGTCCTGAGCTCGTTTCACCTGGCCAGGCACTTGAAAACGTATTCGTCACACAGTCAACCCTCATTTGCACTTGAGAAGCGAACCAAACACTCGAGGTCCTTTGCGATACCTCGCTTTTATCGCCTTCTGCGtcatattttttatggcttcCTGCGGGGCCACACGGCGGGCACTTAATGCCGTCCTGCAGGCAGGACCTCTCACCGCACTCACATGCGCTCCCCGTCTCAGTCGTGGGTAATATCCTTCGCTTGCGTTCTTCTTGAcctttattaataaattttcaagtTGCCTTTGCCATGGACGCCGAGCCAGGAAATCTCTACACTCTACACACTATGCACACTATTCCGGAGGCCACTGTATACTAGATGATTGGGAAATTATGTAAAACGAAATTATGGGCTATGTTTTCAGCGAgaattttgaaatgtttgGTCGAGCGAATTGATGAAattttgcaaatatattttgaagcATTTACCAAttgattttctctttttcgttttatttttttcggggCATTATTACTCATTAGCCCATGGAactcaaaatattttctgttttaggAACatttgtggttgctgctgatATTCCgttggctgttgttgctgctgctgcattgcTTGGTCTGGCTGGTGTTCTTGTGTGTAATTGAATACTAGTACAAAGCTATCCAACATGGATCGCTTGGAGGTGGTGGCAAAAATAATGGACAGCACCAGAATTGTTGTTAACAATAGGGCGAAAAACAATAGGTAACCAAAAGCGCACATTCGCGTAGTTTCTTCTTGACTTGGCTAAAGGATTCTTGAACATATATTACATCTATATGTAGGCTTTcgtatatgtgtacatatatatatgtagggGCTGCCTTTCTGTATAACAGCGAAAAATTTTCACTCCTTTTTCTTTGGGGGGACATATAATTGATAAAGTTTTAAGTTTGCCACTGCatcaaatagttttattttggaactTGTTAGTTGCTTTACTTGGCTGCGCTTTGTTTAAACGGTTGGGCAACTTTTCGCTGGTGAAAACTCTGGGTTTTCTGCACAAAATCGATGGCCAGTCAGCGGAAGGCCTTAGGAAAATAAATTCACGCACGACTCGAGACCAGAACGAACTGCACCCGTTAAGGGTAGACGACACAGTGAGCTCTGGGAAAGTTCAGAGGATACGACGACCAGCCCACCACCAAGACGCATGCGCCGCAATCCGGGCCAGAAACTGGAAGGGCAGCCACTGTGTGGGCTGTGAGTGGTTGGGAggtgtacgagtatatgggtATGCgaaaaatttgataaatttcATACACACAGCGTAAAAGGTCCGCAATAACAATACGACCGCCTGTCATCCGTTGGCTTAAGGAATTTCGTTATTAGCGCAAGGTGTCCACTTTTTCGGACAGCCACTGTGGCGCCTCCCGCCCCATTTTCCCGATGTTTGATCTGATTATGAGCCATTTCACTATCGCTGCCGGCACAGTGGCTATAGCGACGGCTTTATCCACCAGCTGATGACGTAAAGTGAATTCCTTATATTGATTTCCCATCCCAGCGAGGCGCAGGCAGGACAAGCTTTGGCTTTTTATGCTACTCGGTAGTCGGTATTTGTATACTATATTCTACGGCGTAATTACATTGACATTGAAATCTGACGGCGAGGCTGGGGGGGCAGTAAAAAGCTGGAGGTTGTGGCGTTGGTAGGGAAATGCGGGAGGATGTGGCCTGGTATGTTACAAGAATGTGCTGGAAGCTGGACGACTCCATCTGCGAGGATTCTTGGACCATTGCAAACAATTTCATTGCAACTGTGAAGTTTCAAAAGTaaccaatttaaaaagtaaCTAAAATATAAGTTTCTTGCTACCTAATATTATCATAAATAAGCAAAGACTTGGGACGgagttttttcgttttttctggCAACTCGTGGAAAAACAAAGTAATCCCAGCACTAGTTTCACTCTTTGTTTAATTGAACACAAAGAATTCGGACTACAGGCGAGCAAAATTACAATGTCGGCCATCGGCACAGTAAACAAGAAACCCGATGCGGTTTTTCCACCAAACATCCTGGACGCGGAATTCGAAAACTTTTGGAAAACGGTTAGCTGTTTTGCGGCCAACAGTTTTCCCTTTGAAGACAGATGCGAGTTTGTCAAGAAGGCGGAGGACTGCATTTCGAGAACGAATGTAGTTCCGTACATGAGACTCTTGGCCTGCGATCTGAGGTGCATCAATTACTTCGAGGAACTGATCTTCATCACCTTGTTTGTGGTGCTCAGCTTCCAGATTCTAGTTTTGCTGATCTACACAATCACTGTTTAGTAAGTTTAACAAATATATCTAGAAACaaaccatttatttaaaaccaaTCTGCGATTACAGCTATAGTCCTGCGCTGAAGGTGGTCTCCCGATTTCTCCATATGAACGAGCATTTGGCGGGAGTTACCCTGATGGCCTTTGGAAACACTTGCGCTGACCTCTTCGCCAACTTGGCCAGTGTCGACCGGCATGTGCCTGTGTTGGCCAACAGCTTGTCGTCGGCCCTGTTTGTGATAACGATTTCCGGTGGCCTAATATGTTACATTTCTCCCTTCAAGATGAACTCCTACGAAACTGTCCGCgacattttgtttcttatcTTCGCGACATTTTTGATGGATTACTTTGCAAGTAACGACACCAATTTCCCACTAGGAGACGAATTGAAATTTCTCAGTAAgcacaatttaaaattttcacAAAATTGTAATAGCCTTGAGTTACATTTTAGTTGTGCTCATGGTTTACATAAGCTACATCATTATCAACGTGACAGATGTGTACTTATTGCGAAGGGCTAGAGCCTGTGAGTATTCCGCctataaaataactaagtaAAATGGATAATTACTTTGTTAACTTGCCTAGCAACGCTtgccaaaatgcaaaaacttcTGGAAAAGGAGCAAACGCCTGAAATCGCATTAAAGCTCCAGGATCTAGAGCGAAAGTTCGAATACTATTCACAGGACACGCGAGTGGAGATCTTGGAGAAAAAGAGTAATGCCTCGATGACCAAGATACGCTACACCACAATGAGAATGATTCAAAATCCCCGTGTTAGCGTAAACCGTCGCCACACCCGAAATATGAGACTGGATTATACGCAATCGAAAAACTTTGGCATTTTCAGGGATTTTCTCCTTGCCATCAGGCCCATCAAGTGCCAGGCTTGGAGGCAGGCCGATCTTCTTAACAGGGTCTTACTGTTGATCAGGGCTCCAGCCGTCGTCATCTGTACCTTCTACATTCCCCTGGTGGACTTCGAGATGGAGAAGCATGGCTGGAACAAGCTACTGAACGCCATCAATGCAGTAGTGAATCCTGCCCTCTCAATATCGATTTTCATGGGTAAGTAGTTAGCCATAAAACTTCATTACAATACAATATTATATTCTTTCGCATGGCAGCTTTCATACATAGAAAGGGAAACACTCTGTGGTATATTTGCATGCAGAACACCCTGACTTATGGAGCTTACTCCCTTGTAGTCACTGTGCCATTCGCCGCGTTCATTCTCTTCCACTCACGCACTGATGTGCCACCATCTTATCACTGGGTAAGTTGCAGTTATTTGAATGCAGCCAATAACTTAAAATTGAAACTTGTCAGGTGTTTACCATAATGAATCTAATGGGATCGATGATCGTTATCTTTCTCTGCGCCACGGAGATCGATACAGTACTGGAAGTGATCGGAAACATATTGTCCATCGATGACGACTACATGGGCGCCACTGTGAAGGCACTGACAGGCAATCTGGGCACTCTTTTCGCGAACACCGCTGTGGCCATACATGGCTATCCCAAAATGGCATTTGCCTCCGTCATCGGGGGATCTTTTTTCAGTGAGTACTTCGAATAATTTTCACTGGTTTCCTATGGTAAAATCTGATTATGCAGCCATCGTCGTAACCGGAAACACTGTGATCTACGTGAGAAGTCTGGTGCGACATCATTATTCCCACAGTGATGAGATAGAAGAGTATGGTCAATTCGCCTTCATATTTCTGATCATGGGACTTTTTACCATTTTGCTCTGGTCCACAACGTTGGGTTTTTTCGCTCGCCGTTCGATGGGCTTATATTCGATGGGACTCTACGCTGTCTACTTATTGTACGCCACTCTAGTGCATGAGCAAATCATTCATTCGTTTAGTAAGGACAGTCCGATAAACGCTGCCATTGGTGATATTTAGGTGGTAAAGTGTAAGCCAGGCTTCGAAATTATTAAAGAgctttaaaatgtacaaattgCGCAAATACTTGCTTATGATTTCTGAGCTCCTGAAGCGCACCTTGCTGGGAAATGTTTACTAGTTTACTGCGCAAAAATGTTCTATACAGTGCGTACATGTTGGGCAATGGAAAGCACGCACAGACtgaaacaaaaccaaataatatCGAGCGTGTGTGGCTGAAGGAAAATGTGGGGAAAGTGCGGGAAAAGCGGTCGTTGACGTTTTTTGTTGGCTGCGCAATTACTTCTTGTTCACCGACGACTTTAAGGATTTTCCACTGGGCGAATGTCAATGACAGTTCATGCGccaaaacatttcaattttccgcTGCATCATGCGAGTTCGCTGACTCCATGGCCATGatcaagcaattaaaatgtaacaCTCCAGCAGccaacactgcgtatgagtcATCTGAACATTACTCTCTTTGCTTAGCTGCGGGCTGgtcttgaaattaaatttaaattcaatgtTCAAGTCCACGGCGCAAATGACATTTATGGCCGAAGAGGCGGTGGAGAGTAAGAGCTCTTAGAATGACAGACACGTGTATATAAAAACTCCTTGAtattccccctttttttttatttccgaAAGCCCCCAGGACACTTAAAGCTCAGAATGTATGAGTGTTGGTGTCCCCCATTAAGTCTAGAACATAAACGATAAATGCGATTTGGTTATTTAAGTCATTGCAACGAAGGCGTGGGTAAAGTGGGAAAATTTAGTAGAACAAACAGGAGAACGAGGTGGAGAAAGCCTGCCCCACGCAAAAAGCACAAACACAGTCGAGCTACACCAATACATACGCACAGCGAAATGGCCGATGACTCATCCGAGGAAAACGctggtgtg
This sequence is a window from Drosophila teissieri strain GT53w chromosome 2R, Prin_Dtei_1.1, whole genome shotgun sequence. Protein-coding genes within it:
- the LOC122615101 gene encoding uncharacterized protein LOC122615101, with translation MCAFGYLLFFALLLTTILVLSIIFATTSKRSMLDSFVLVFNYTQEHQPDQAMQQQQQQPTEYQQQPQMFLKQKIF
- the LOC122615098 gene encoding putative sodium/calcium exchanger 7; this encodes MSAIGTVNKKPDAVFPPNILDAEFENFWKTVSCFAANSFPFEDRCEFVKKAEDCISRTNVVPYMRLLACDLRCINYFEELIFITLFVVLSFQILVLLIYTITVYYSPALKVVSRFLHMNEHLAGVTLMAFGNTCADLFANLASVDRHVPVLANSLSSALFVITISGGLICYISPFKMNSYETVRDILFLIFATFLMDYFASNDTNFPLGDELKFLIVLMVYISYIIINVTDVYLLRRARASTLAKMQKLLEKEQTPEIALKLQDLERKFEYYSQDTRVEILEKKSNASMTKIRYTTMRMIQNPRVSVNRRHTRNMRLDYTQSKNFGIFRDFLLAIRPIKCQAWRQADLLNRVLLLIRAPAVVICTFYIPLVDFEMEKHGWNKLLNAINAVVNPALSISIFMAFIHRKGNTLWYICMQNTLTYGAYSLVVTVPFAAFILFHSRTDVPPSYHWVFTIMNLMGSMIVIFLCATEIDTVLEVIGNILSIDDDYMGATVKALTGNLGTLFANTAVAIHGYPKMAFASVIGGSFFTIVVTGNTVIYVRSLVRHHYSHSDEIEEYGQFAFIFLIMGLFTILLWSTTLGFFARRSMGLYSMGLYAVYLLYATLVHEQIIHSFSKDSPINAAIGDI